A single window of Modestobacter italicus DNA harbors:
- a CDS encoding alpha-E domain-containing protein encodes MLSRIAESLFWIGRYVERADDTARILDVHTQRLVEDPWIDERRACANLLALMGAPCAEEEADTERVLATLAFDRSSPSSITGALSAARENARGAREVLSAEIWESLNVTHNALPQQRTMARRYGPHSLFRFVRERSAMVFGLADATMSRDESWLFLILGRSLERVDMTARMLSTRVLAGDAAPSWTLVLRSTGAYEPYLRTYRGAVNSSRAAEFLLLDRLFPRSVFASLEQAEGCLAELERANVREGHRVGVAGEAHRIVGRARTMLEFMQTDEILAKLPTRLDELQRTCSLASEAVTSRFFTEQAPQIWVPESVG; translated from the coding sequence GTGCTGAGCCGGATCGCGGAGTCGTTGTTCTGGATCGGCCGGTACGTGGAGCGGGCCGACGACACCGCCCGCATCCTCGACGTGCACACCCAGCGGCTGGTCGAGGACCCGTGGATCGACGAGCGGCGGGCCTGCGCGAACCTGCTGGCGCTGATGGGTGCGCCGTGCGCGGAGGAGGAGGCCGACACCGAGCGGGTGCTGGCCACGCTGGCCTTCGACCGGTCCAGCCCGAGCTCGATCACCGGGGCGCTGTCCGCGGCGCGGGAGAACGCCCGCGGCGCACGCGAGGTGCTCTCGGCGGAGATCTGGGAGTCGCTCAACGTCACCCACAACGCCCTCCCGCAGCAGCGCACCATGGCCCGCCGGTACGGCCCGCACTCGCTGTTCCGGTTCGTGCGGGAGCGCTCGGCGATGGTGTTCGGGCTGGCCGACGCCACGATGAGCCGCGACGAGAGCTGGCTGTTCCTCATCCTCGGCCGCTCTCTGGAGCGGGTCGACATGACCGCCCGGATGCTGTCCACCCGCGTGCTGGCCGGGGACGCCGCGCCGTCCTGGACGCTGGTGCTGCGCTCCACCGGCGCCTACGAGCCCTACCTGCGCACCTACCGCGGCGCGGTGAACTCCAGCCGGGCCGCCGAGTTCCTGCTGCTCGACCGGCTGTTCCCCCGCTCGGTGTTCGCCTCGCTGGAGCAGGCCGAGGGCTGCCTGGCCGAGCTGGAGCGGGCCAACGTGCGCGAGGGGCACCGGGTCGGCGTCGCCGGCGAGGCGCACCGGATCGTCGGCCGGGCGCGGACGATGCTGGAGTTCATGCAGACCGACGAGATCCTGGCCAAGCTGCCCACCCGTCTCGACGAGCTGCAGCGCACCTGCTCGCTGGCCAGCGAGGCGGTCACCAGCCGGTTCTTCACCGAGCAGGCACCCCAGATCTGGGTGCCGGAGAGCGTCGGGTGA